The region ATCGATGGGGCTAACCAACCGACTCAGGCCATAGGATAACTTTTCAATCCGAGCCGTAACTTTATCAAACTTTACCGATTCTTGTTTTCCATTTCTTTTGAGTACGAACATATAATTTCCTTTCCTTAAATTTTAAAAGTCTTCATTCAGAGAAAAAGTAAAACCCTGTTCCGAACCCAGAACCCCTGCTTTTTGGTAGTCTCCCACTCGTTTTTCAAAAAAATTTGTTTTTCCTTGTAAGGAGATCATCTCCATAAAATCGAATGGATTGGAGGAATAATATAGTTTATCAAATCCAAGTTCAATGAGCCAACGGTCAGCAACAAATTCAATGTATTGTTGCATTAATTTAGCGTTCATACCAATAAGATCCACTGACAATGATTCGGTGATAAATTCTTTTTCGATATTAACTGCGTCGGTAAATATTTCGTAAACACGTTCCGCGTTTGGTTTTTCTTTTAACATTTTAAAAAGGATACATGCAAACTCACAATGTAAGGCTTCATCACGACTGATCAGTTCATTGGAAAAACTAAGGCCAGGAAGGAGACCTCGTTTTTTCATCCAAAAAATAGCGCAAAAACTTCCGCTAAAAAAAATTCCTTCCACTGCAGCAAAGGCAAGAAGTCGTTCAGCAAAATTACCTTCACCAATCCAACGTAAAGCCCATTTGGCTTTTTTTTCTACAGCCGGTATGGTTTCTATGGAATGAAAGAGTTTATGTTTTTCTTTTGGATCTTTGATGTAGGTATCAATTAACAGAGAATAGGTTTCTGAATGGATATTTTCCATCATAATTTGGAATCCATAGAAACACCTAACTTCCGGTAATTGAACTTCTCTCATAAAGTTGACGGCTAAGTTTTCATTTACGATCCCGTCACTTGCAGCAAAAAATGCCAAAACGTTACTTAGAAAAAATCTTTCGTTATTGGATAAAGAATTCCAATCATCCAAATCACTACTTAAATCGATTTCTTCTGCCGTCCAAAAGGAAGCCTGTTGTTTTTTATACATTTCCCAAATTTTAGGAAACTTGATGGGAAGGATCACAAATCGATCCTGATTCTCTTTTAATAAAACTTCTGATTGATAATCCATTCAACAACTCCGGGTTCAAGAATTCTAT is a window of Leptospira kanakyensis DNA encoding:
- a CDS encoding ribonucleotide-diphosphate reductase subunit beta produces the protein MDYQSEVLLKENQDRFVILPIKFPKIWEMYKKQQASFWTAEEIDLSSDLDDWNSLSNNERFFLSNVLAFFAASDGIVNENLAVNFMREVQLPEVRCFYGFQIMMENIHSETYSLLIDTYIKDPKEKHKLFHSIETIPAVEKKAKWALRWIGEGNFAERLLAFAAVEGIFFSGSFCAIFWMKKRGLLPGLSFSNELISRDEALHCEFACILFKMLKEKPNAERVYEIFTDAVNIEKEFITESLSVDLIGMNAKLMQQYIEFVADRWLIELGFDKLYYSSNPFDFMEMISLQGKTNFFEKRVGDYQKAGVLGSEQGFTFSLNEDF